TCGGTGCCGCCGCTGGTGAAAACGACCTGCGCGGGAGACGCTCCCAGCTGGCCGGCAACGCGGTTCCGGGCTTCTTCCAGGTGGGGCTTGATAACCTGTCCGAAACCGTGGGCTGAAGAAGGGTTCCCGAACAGTTCACCGAAGAAAGGCAGCATCCGGTCCCTTACCTCGGGACGCACAGGGGTGGTTGCGTTGTGGTCCAGGTAGATACCGCTCATTTACTGTCTCCTTTAACCTCTAAGGAGTCAGCCTCGGCGAGGAGGTCCGCGAGGGAGATGGAGGTAAGGAAACCCTGGACTTTCAAGGAAAGTCTTTCCCAAAGCAAGTGGGTCACACAGCCGGGATAGCGGTCGCACCCTTCCCTTTCGTGGCTCTCCTCGGTGCACAGGAACAGCTTTTCCGCGCCTTCCACGGCCCTGATCACCTCTCCAAGAGAGATATCGGAAGCCTCCCGGGACAGAATAT
This window of the bacterium genome carries:
- a CDS encoding Rrf2 family transcriptional regulator, with the protein product MKITTRSSYTVRALLDLAQHSIDGKPVRLSDISEREGISHPYLEQLFNRLKKVDVVRGRKGPGGGYILSREASDISLGEVIRAVEGAEKLFLCTEESHEREGCDRYPGCVTHLLWERLSLKVQGFLTSISLADLLAEADSLEVKGDSK